In Streptomyces sp. 71268, the DNA window GACGCCGTCCATGTCGGGCAGGCCCAGGTCCAGGACGATGACGTCGGGGTGGCGGGCGGCGGCCAGTTGCAGGGCCGTCGCGCCGTCGGGGGCGGCGTCGACCTCGTACTTGCGCGCCTTCAGGTTGATGACCAGGGCGCGCACGATCTGCGGCTCGTCGTCGACGACGAGCACCCGACCGGGGGTCCGGGGTTGCCCCTCGGAGGAGCTCAGCATGGTGCCTGCCTTTCTGGCCGGGTGCGTACGCGGGTACGCACGGAGCGCGTGCGGGTCATGAGGTGACCTGGGCCGGGAGGTCGGGGACGGCCGGCGGGCGGCCGGCGGCGGTGCTCAGGGTGAGGACCATGGTCATGCCGCCGCCCGGGGTGTCCTCGGCGGTCAGGGTGCCGCCCATCGCCTCGGCGAAGCCGCGCGCGACGGCGAGGCCGAGGCCCACGCCGGCGCCGCGCGGGACGTCGCCGTAGCGCTGGAAGGGCTCGAAGATGCGGTCCTTGGCGCTGTCGGGGACGCCGGGGCCGCGGTCGGCGACGCGCACCTCGACCCGGTTGCCCAGCGCGCTCGCCGCCACCAGGACGGGCTGGCCCGGCGGGCTGTACTTCACGGCGTTCTCGACGATGTTGGCGACGCTGCGCTCCAGGAGCCCCGGGTCGACGGCGACCATCGGCAACTCCTCGGGGATGTCCAGGGTCACGCTGCCCTCGGGTACGCCGCCGAGCGCCATCGGGACCACCTCGTCGAGGTCGATCTCGCGGATCAGCGGGGTGACGGTGCCGGTCTGGAGGCGCGACATGTCGAGCAGGTTGCCCACCAGGTGGTCGAGCCGGTCGGCGCCGTCCTCGATGCCGGCGAGCAGTTCCGCCTCGTCCTCGTCCGACCAGGCGACGTCGTCGGAGCGCAGCGAGGTCACCGCGGCCTTGATCCCGGCCAGCGGGGTGCGCAGGTCGTGGCTGACGGCGGCGAGCAGCGCGGTGCGGATGCGGTTGCCCTCGGCCAGCTCGCGCGCCTGCTCGGCCTCGCCCATCAGGCGCTGCCGGTCCAGGACGACGGCGGCCTGGGCGGCGAACGCGGCGAGCACGCGCCGGTCCTCGGCCGGCAGCACCCGGCCGTTGAGGGCCAGCGCCAGGTGGTCGCCCACGGGCATGTCCACGTCGGCGTCCTCGGGCCGCAACGGCACCCGGGCACCGGGGGCCGCGGCGCCCGGGGCCGGCGCGCCCTCGCGGGAGGGGTCCGCGCCCTCGCGGGTGGCGGCCGGCTCGTCGTCGGCGGTGGGCGCGGCCGGGGTGGCGGCGCTGCCCGCGCAGGTCCACGGGGCGGTGTCGGACTCCCGTTCGAGGAGCGCCACCGACTCCATGCCGAAGGTCTCCCGCACCCGTTCCAGCAGGGCCTCCAGGCTGGTCTCCCCGCGCAGCACGCTGCCCGCGAGGTAGGACAGGATCTCGGACTCGGCCCGCAGTCTGGCCGCCTGGTGGGTGCGGCGGGCCGCCAGGTCCACCACGGAGGCCACCGCGACGGCCACCGCGAAGAAGATCACGATGGCGACGAGGTTCTTCGGGTCCTGCACGGTCAGGGTGTGCCTGGGCGGCGTGAAGTAGAAGTTGAGCAGCATCGAGCCGACGGCCGCCGAGGCCAGCGCGGGCAGCAGGCCACCGAGCAGCGCGGCCAGCACCGTCAGGAACAGGAACAGCAGCACGTCGTTGGCGAGCCCCGGGCCGTCGTGCAGGGCCGTGAGCAGCAGGGTGAGCAGCGCCGGTCCGCCGACGCCGGTGAGCCAGCCCGCCAGGATGCGGGACCGGCCGAGCCGCGCGCCCCGCGCCAGTGGCAGCCCGCGACCCTTGGCCACCTCGCTGTGGGTGACGATGTGCACGTCGAGGTCGGGCCCCGACTCGCGGGCGACGGTCGCGCCGACGCCGGGGCCGAAGACGTACTGCCACGTCTTGCGGCGGCTGGAGCCGAGCACGATCTGGGTGGCGTTGACGCCGCGCGCGAACTCCAGGAGGGCGCTCGGGACGTCCTCGCCGATCACGTGGTGGAAGGTGCCGCCGAGGTCCTCGACCAGGGTGCGCTGGACGGCCAGTTCCTTGGGCGAGGCGGAGGTCAGTCCGTCGCTGCGGGCTATGTAGACGGCGAGCACCTCGCTGCCCGAGCCCTTGGCCGCCATCCGGGAGGCCCGACGGATCAGCGTGCGGCCCTCGGGTCCGCCGGTCAGGCCCACCACGATGCGCTCGCGCGCCTGCCAGGTGGAGCGGATGCGGTGCTCGGAGCGGTACTGCTGGAGGTACTCGTCGACCCGGTCCGCGGTCCACAGCAGCGCCAGCTCGCGCAGGGCGGTCAGGTTCCCGGGGCGGAAGTAGTTGGACAGGGCCGCGTTGACCTTGTCGGGCGCGTAGATGTTGCCGTGCGCCATGCGGCGGCGCAGCGCCTGGGGCGACATGTCGACCAGTTCGATCTGGTCGGCGCGGCGCACGACCTCGTCGGGGACCGTCTCCCGTTGCCGCACGCCCGTTATCGACTCCACCACGTCACCCAGCGATTCCAGGTGCTGGATGTTGACGGCGGATATGACGTCGATGCCGGCCTGGAGCAGTTCCTCGACGTCCTGCCACCGCTTGGCGTTGCGCGAACCGGGCACGTTGGTGTGCGCGAGTTCGTCGACCAGCGCGACGGCCGGCCGCCTGGCGAGTACGGCGTCGACGTCCATCTCGGTGAACGTGGCGTCCCGGTAGGTGAGCTCACGACGGGGTACCGCCTCCAAGCCGTGCAGCATCACCTCGGTACGCGGCCGACCGTGGTCCTCGACGAAGCCCACCACGAGGTCCGTGCCGCGCTCGGCCCGCCGATGCCCCTCGGAGAGCATCGCGTACGTCTTGCCGACGCCCGGTGCCGCACCGAGGTAGATCCGAAGCTTGCCGCGTGCCATGTCCTCATTGTCTTTCGTGCCGCGCGCCGTACGGGCGCTCTGTTGACTCTACGACCAGCGAATCGGACAAACGTCGCGGACATCACCGCGCGGACCTGTCTTGATACGGCTCTGACGCCGCCCGACCGCCCGGCCCCGCCCGCCCCGCCGAGCGGTGTCGCGCGGGGTGTGGCCCGGGCTGTCGCCGGCCGGCTCGTAATCCACGCGACGGAGCGGCCGCGCCCTGCGAACATCGCCCGTATGGCAGACGTACGCGTGACACACACCTCGGGGCTGGACTCCACCGCGCTGGCGGCCGTGCGGGCCCTGCTCGACGACGCCTTCGACGGCGACTTCGACGACGCCGACTGGGACCACACGGTCGGCGGGATGCACGCCCTGCTGTGGGAGGGCAGCGAGTTGATCGCGCACGGCGCCGTGGTGCAGCGGCGGCTGCTGCACGGCGGCCGGGCGCTGCGCGCCGGGTACGTGGAGGGCGTGGCGGTGCGGGCCGACCGGCGCGGGGTCGGCAAGGGGACGGCCGTGATGGCGGCCCTGGGGCCGGTGCTGCGCGGCGGCTACGAGGTAGGCGCCCTGTCCGCGGCCGATGGCGCCGACATCTTCTACCAGCGGCTGGGCTGGCAGCGGTGGCAGGGCCGCACGTCGGTGCTCTCGCCCAGCGGCGTGCGGCGCACCGAGGAGGACGACGAGAGCACCTTCGTCCTGCCCCTCGGGGCGCCCCTGGACCTGTCCGGCGAGCTGACCTGCGACTGGCGCGAGGGGGACGTGTGGTGACCGGGTGCCCGTGACGGCGCCCCGGACCGCCGGGCGGGCCCGCGTACGGGGGTCGTGGGCCGCCCGGCCTCGGGCGGGCGGCGCCGGGGGGCCGAGTGGGCCTGGGCGGCCAGGCGGGTGCCAGGTGTCAGAACGGCCAGGCGGCCGGGTGTCAGCCGGTCTGGTTGCGGTCCTCGGTGATGTGCCCGTCGCTCAGCTCCAGGACCCGGTCGGCGAGGCCGAGCAGGTTGGCGTCGTGCGTGGCGACCAGGGCGGTGACGCCCTCGCTGCGCACCACCGCGCGCAGCAGCTCCATCACCGCGAGCCCGGTCTCCGCGTCCAACTGCCCGGTCGGCTCGTCCGCGATCAGCAGCGCCGGCCGGTTGGCCAGCGCGCGGGCGATGGCCACGCGCTGCTGCTGCCCACCGGACAGCTCGCCGGGCCGCTGCTCCGCGTGGTCGGCCAGGCCCACCAGGGACAGCAGCAGGGCGACCCGCTCCTCCCGCTCGGCCGCCGGCGCCTTGCGCAACCGCATCGGGACGCCGACGTTCTCGGCGGCGCTCAGGATCGGGATCAGGCCGAAGGACTGGAAGACGAAGCCGATCCGGTCCCGCCGCAACTGGAGCAGGCCGCTCTCGCCGAGGCCGACGACATCGGTGTCGTCCACGAGGATCTCGCCCGCGTCGGGGGTGTCGAGCCCGCCGATGAGGTTGAGCAGGGTGGTCTTCCCGGAGCCGGAGCGGCCCTTGAGCGCGACGAGTTCGCCGCGCGGGACGTCGAAGGAGACCCCGCGCAGCGCGTGAACGGCGGCCGGGCCGCTGCCGTAGGTCCGCCGCAGGTCCCGCACCCGCACCATGTCCGCCCGCTGTAGCGTCTGCTCGCTCATCGCCTGCCGCTCCCCTCCCGGCCCCCGGCCGGCCGTAACCGATCACGCCGACGCTACGTCACGCACCCCTGGTACGGACAGGCTCCGCGAGCCGCCGCTTCGGACGCGGCCTCGGGGCACGCGCCCGGCGGGCGGCGCACATGCTCGGCGGTCAGCCGGCCACCAGGACGTTCTCGCCCACGCGGCCGGCCAGGTAGTCCTCGATGTTGCCGGCGGTGGCGGCGATGATCTGGCGCACCGCGTCCCGGGTGAAGTACGCCTGGTGGGAGGTGATCAGCACGTTGCGGAAGGTCATGAGGCGGGCCAGCACGTCGTCGGGCATGGCCTCCATCGAGTGGTCGACGTAGAAGACCCCGGCCTCCTCCTCGTAGACGTCGAGCCCCACGCCGTCCAGCCGGCCCCGCTTCAACGTGTTCACCAGCGCCGGCGCGTCGATCAGCCCGCCCCGGCCGGTGTTGATCAGGATCGCCCCGTCCTTCATCCGGGCCAGCGCGGCCGCGTCCACCAGGTGGTGGGTCTCGGGCAGCAACGGCACGTGCAGGCTGATCAGGTCGGCCTCGGCGAACAGCCGCTCGCGGTCCACGTACGTCATGCCCAGGGCCCGGCACTCCGGGTTCTCGGCCACGTCCCAGCCGAGCAGGCGCATCCCGAAGCCGTGCGCGACGCGCGCGAAGGCCGTCCCGATCTGGCCGGTACCCAGCACCCCGGCGGTGCGGCCGTGGAAGTCCCAGCCCATCAGCCCCGTCAGCCGGAAGTCGAACTCCCGGGTGCGGCCCACGGCCCGCACCGTGCGGCGGTTGACGGCCAGCGCCAGCGCCCAGGCGAACTCGGCCACCGCGTACGGCGAGTAGTGCGCGACCCGTGCCACGGTCAGGCCCAGTTCGCGGGCGCGCGCCAGGTCGATGTTGTTGTAGCCGGTCGAGCGCTGGGTGATCAGCCGGGTGCCGCCGGCGGCCAGCGTGGTGAGCACGTCGGCGTCCAGGACGTCGTTGACGCCGCTGCTGACGATCTCGTGTCCCTCGGCCACCGCCGCCGTGTCCCGGCTGAGGAACGTCTCCAGGCACCGCACGCCGAGCCGGTCGCCCAACGCCGTCTCAAGGAGCGGCCGTTCGTCGGCCAGCACTCCAAAGGCCAGGACGTCCACAGGTGCCTCCCTCGCCGCTGGGACACGGACGCGTCGGCGCGGCGGTGCGCGGCCCCGGCCGGGGGGCGCGGCGTCCCGCCTGCCTCCCACAGGGTGGCATAGCACTTCAAATGTGGCGAAGCAGGGCACTGTGGTGGAGCCTGGAGGAGCGCGCGCCACGTGGTCTCGCTCGCGGTGGCGCGCCGGGCCATCGGACCCCCGGACGGGAAAGGGCGGCGCAGATGTCCGCGCAGCCGCTGACGGACGCGTCCGTCACGGAACTGGTCAGGGAGGCCACGGCGGCCCCGTCCCTGCACAACGCGCAACCCTGGCGCTTCGTCTACCGCACCACCGAGCGTCTCTTCGAGGTCCACCACGACCCGGAGCGGGCCATGCCACACCTGGACCCCGACGGCCGGGCCCAGCACCTGGGCTGCGGAGCGGCGCTGTTCAACCTGCGGGTCGCGCTCGCCCACGCGGGCTGGGAGACGGCCACCACGCTGGTGCCGAGCCCGCTCGACGCCCATCTGCTGGCGACCGTGCGCGCGCTCGACCCGGCGCCCGCCCCCGGTGACCTGGCCGCGCTGCACCCGGCGATCGGCCGCCGCCGCTCCAGCCGCTCCCCGTTCTCCGCCGAAGCGGTGCCCGAGGACGTCCGGGCGGGCCTGCGCGAGGCCGCGCGGGCGGAGGGCGCGCGGCTGCTGTTCCCCGACGCCTGGCACGTGGAGACGGTGTTGGAGCTGGTGCGCGACGCCGAGGGACGCGAGGCCCCGTACGCGGCCGACCCCGGTGCGGCCGACGAGACGGCGCGCTGGACGCGCGTCGAGGGCGCCCGGGCCGGCGTCGAGGGCGTTCCGCCGTACGCCTTCGGGCCCCGCAAGTACGACGGGCGGGCTCCGGTACGCGACTTCGCCGGCCAGCGGGAGGTGCCCGGTCGGGGCGCCGCGACCTTCGAGGCGGCGCCCCAGCTCGCCCTGCTCGGCACCGAGTCCGACCGGCCGGTCGACTGGTTGCGCGCGGGCCAGGCCCTGGAGCGGGTGCTGCTCCGGGCCACCCTCGACGGCCTGGCCACCTCGCTGACCTCGCACCCGCTGGAGTGGTCCGACCTGCGCTGGGCCGCGCGCGACCCGCTGTCCGCCATGGGCCAGGTGCACATGGTGCTGCGGCTGGGCTACGGCCCGACCGGCCCGAGCACGCCCCGGCGCCCGATGGCCGAGGTGCTCGCCATCGTGCCCTGAGGCGCGCGGCCTGACCCGCGCGGCCTGAGGCGGGGGCGTGCGGCGGGGCGCGGGCGAGCGGCCTCGCCGCCCGGCGCGCGCCCCGTCCGGCACACGCCCCGCCCGCCGGCGGCCGGCCGTCGCGGTCAGTCGCCCCGCTCCCCCGCCGCCAGTTGCCGCACGGCCAGGTTCAGCTTCACCACGTTCACGTGCGGCTCGCCCAGGAAGCCGACCAGGCGGCCCTCGGTGTGCCGCTCGACCAGGCGTTGTACGGCCTGCCGGGGCAGCCCGTGCTCCCTGGCCACCCGGTCCACCTGGAGGTCCGCGTAGGCCGGTGAGATGTGCGGGTCGACGCCGGAGGCGGAGGCGGTGAGCGCGTCGACCGGCACGTCGCGCTGGGGGACGCCGTTGAACTCGGCCACCGCGGCGCGGCGAGCGATGATCGAGTCCCTGAGCACCTTGCTGTCGGCGGCGAGGTTGGAGGCGCCGGAGACGGTGAGGGAGTAGCGGGTGTTGTAGACGTTCTCGCCGGCCGCCGACGGGCGGGGCTGGAACCACCTGGGGTCGGGCAGCGGGTTGCCGTCCTTGTCCTTGGCGTCGAGCGTGAAGCTCTGCCCGATCAGTTCGGAGCCGACGACCTTCCCGTTCTCCTTGATCTTCGAGCCGTTGGCCTGGTCGGGGAAGAGGGCCTGGGCGATGCCGGTGACCGCCAGCGGATACAGCACGCCGCACACCAGGGTCAGCACCAGCAGGGCTCGCAGCCCCGCCGTCGCCAGGCGGGTCATGCCGCGGAGGGATGAGTTCATGAGTGTCACCCGATGCCAGGGATGAGGGAGATGAGCAGGTCGATGAGTTTGATGCCGACGAAGGGGGCGACCAGACCGCCGAGGCCGTAGACGGCGAGGTTGCGGCGGAGCATCTGGTCGGCGCTCATCGGCCGGTAGCGCACGCCGCGCAGCGACAGCGGCACCAGCGCGATGATGATCAGCGCGTTGAAGATCACCGCCGACAGGATCGCGGACTGCGACGAGGCGAGCCGCATGACGTTGAGGGTGTCCAGGCCCTCGTAACCGGCGACGCCGGCGAACATCGCCGGGATGATCGCGAAGTACTTGGCGACGTCGTTGGCGATCGAGAAGGTGGTCAGCGCGCCACGGGTGATCAGCAACTGCTTGCCGATCTCCACGATCTCGATGAGCTTGGTGGGGTTGGAGTCCAGGTCCACCATGTTCCCGGCCTCCTTGGCGGCCGAGGTGCCGGTGTTCATCGCCACGCCCACGTCCGCCTGGGCCAGCGCGGGGGCGTCGTTGGTGCCGTCGCCGGTCATCGCGACCAGTTGGCCACCGGCCTGCTCCCGCTTGATCAGCGCCATCTTGTCCTCGGGCGTGGCCTCGGCGAGGAAGTCGTCCACGCCCGCCTCGTCGGCGATGGCCTTGGCGGTCAGCGGGTTGTCGCCGGTGATCATGACGGTCTTGATGCCCATCCGGCGCAGCTCGTCGAACCGCTCCCGCATGCCCTCCTTGACGACGTCCTTCAGGTGGATGACGCCGAGCACCCGCGGCCCGTCGACGTCGTCGACGGCGACCAGCAGCGGGGTACCGCCCGCCGCGGAGATGCCGTCCACCTTCTCCCGCGCGTCCGGGGACACGCTGCCGCCGCGCTCGACCACCCAGCCGGTGACGGCCGCCGCCGCGCCCTTGCGGACCCGGCGCACCGCGCCGTCGTCGTCGGTGAGGTCCACGCCCGACATCCGGGTCTGCGCGGTGAAGGGCACGAACGTGGCGTGACCCAGCTCCCCCTCGTGCCGGGCCCGCAGCCCGTACCGCTCCTTGGCCAGCACGACGACGGAGCGCCCCTCGGGCGTCTCGTCGGCCAGCGACGAGAGCTGCGCCGCGTCGGCCAGCTCCGTCTCGCGCACGCCGTCCACCGGCACGAACCGGTCCGCCTGCCGGTCGCCCAGCGTGATGGTGCCGGTCTTGTCGAGCAGCAGGGTGGACACGTCGCCCGCGGCCTCGACCGCGCGTCCCGACATGGCGAGCACGTTGCGCTGCACCAGGCGGTCCATGCCCGCGATGCCGATGGCGGACAGCAGCGCCCCGATGGTGGTCGGGATCAGGCACACGAGCAGCGCGGCCAGCACGATCATGTCCTGTCGCGCGCCCGCGTACGTCGCGAACGGCTGCAGGGTGACCACGGCGAGCAGGAAGACGATGGTGAGCGAGGCCAGCAGGATGTTCAGCGCGATCTCGTTCGGCGTCTTCTGCCGGGCCGCGCCCTCCACCAGGTTGATCATGCGGTCGATGAACGTCTCGCCCGGCTTGGTGGTGATCTGGATGACGACGCGGTCGGAGAGCACCTTCGTGCCGCCCGTGACGGCCGACCTGTCGCCGCCGGACTCGCGGATGACCGGGGCCGACTCGCCGGTGATGGCCGACTCGTCCACGGAGGCGACGCCCTCGACCACGTCACCGTCGCCGGGGATGATGTCGCCCGCCTCGCAGACCACCAGGTCCCCGACGCGCAGCTCGGTCCCGGGCACCTGCTCCTCGGCGGCGCCGGGGCCGGTGGTGGCCAGGCGGCGGGCGACGGTGTCGGTCTTGGCCTTGCGCAACGTGTCGGCCTGCGCCTTGCCGCGCCCCTCGGCGACGGCCTCGGCCAGATTGGCGAAGAGCACGGTCAGCCACAGCCAACCGGCGATGGTCCAGCCGAACCAGTCGCCGGGATCGGCTATGGCGAGCACGGTGGTGAGGATCGAGCCGACCTCGACGACGAACATGACGGGCGCCTTGACCTGCACCCGCGGGTCGAGCTTGCGCAACGCCTCGGGCAGCGAGCGCAGCAGTTGGCCCGCGTCGAAGAGGCCGCCGGCGACGCGCCCGGGCTCCGCGTGCTCGCCCGGCGCCGCGGGGCCGCCCGTCGCCGGGCGGGTGGTGGTGGCAGTGGGCATGGCTTCCTCGGGAAGGTCGGTCGTGATGGGTGTGCGGCTCATGCCAGGCCCTCCGCCAGCGGTCCGAGGGCGAGCGCGGGGAAGAAGGTGAGCCCGGTGATGATCAGGATCGCGCCCACCAGGAGCCCGGCGAACAGCGGCTGCTCGGTGCGCAGGGTGCCCGCCGTCTTCGGTACGGGCTGCTGCTCGGCCAGCGAACCGGCCAGGGCGAGGACGAAGACCATCGGTAGGAACCGGCCGAGCAGCATGGCCAGGCCGATCGTGGTGTTGTACCACTGCGTGTTGGCGTTCAGCCCGGCGAAGGCCGAGCCGTTGTTGTTGGCGCCGGAGGTGAAGGCGTACAGGATCTCGGAGAAGCCGTGCGCGCCGCTGCCGTGCACGGAGTTCCCGGCGGTGTTGAGGACCGAGTCCGGCGGCGTGGCCAGGGCCAGCGAGGCGGCGGTGAAGCCGAGCACGAGGGTCGGGGTGACCAGGATGTAGCAGGCGGCGAACTTGATCTCGCGGGTGCCGATCTTCTTGCCCAGGTACTCGGGCGTACGGCCGACCATCAGGCCCGCGATGAACACCGCGATGACGGCCATGATCAGCATGCCGTACAGGCCGGAGCCCACACCGCCGGGGGCGATCTCACCCAGCATCATGCCGAGCAGGTCGAGGCCGCCGCCGAGGCCGGTGTTGGAGGAGTGGAAGGAGTTGACCGCGCCGGTGGAGGTCAGCGTGGTGGTCGCGGAGAACAGGGCGGAGCCCGCGACGCCGAACCGGGTCTCCTTGCCCTCCATGGCGCCGCCCGCCTCCTGGAGCGCCGCGCCACCGTGGTGGAACTCGGTCCACAGCATCAGCGCGGAGAAGCCGAGCCAGATCAGGCCCATCGTGCCGAGGATCGCGTAGCCCTGGCGCGTGCTGCCGACCATGCGGCCGAAGGTGCGGGTCAGCGAGACGGGGATGACCAGGATCAGGAAGATCTCGAAGAGGTTGGACAGGCCGTTGGGGTTCTCGAAGGGGTGCGCGGAGTTGGCGTTGAAGTAGCCGCCGCCGTTGGTCCCGAGTTCCTTGATCACCTCCTGGGAGGCGACCGCTCCGCCGTTGGTCTGCTGGACGCCGCCGTCGAACTGGCCGATCTCGTGGATGCCGGCGAAGTTCTGGATGACGCCGCAGGCGACCAGCACGAGCGCGCCGATGACGGCCATCGGGATCAGCACCCGGACCAGGCCGCGCACCAGGTCGGCCCAGAAGTTGCCGAGTTCGCCGGTGCGGGACCTGGCGAAGCCGCGGACCAGCGCGACGGCCACGGCGATGCCGACGGCGGCCGAGAGGAAGTTCTGCACCGCGAGCCCGCCGGTCTGTACGACGTGGCCCATCGACTGCTCGCCCGAGTAGGACTGCCAGTTGGTGTTGGCCACGAAGGAGGCGGCGGTGTTGAACGCCTGGTGCGGCGAGATGGAGGTGAAGCCGTACGAGAGCGGCAGGCTGCCCTGGACGCGCTGGAGCAGGTAGAGGAAGAGGACGCCGGCCAGCGAGAAGGCGAGGACCGAGCGCAGGTAGGCGGGCCAGCGCAGTTGCACGGACGGGTTGGCGCCGATGCAGCGGTAGATCCACTTCTCCACGCGGAGGTGCCGGGTGGAGCTGTAGACGGCGGCCAGGTAGTCGCCCAGAGGCCGGTGCACCAGGGCCAGCGCCCCGACGAGGGCGGCGAGCTGGAGCACTCCCGCGAGGACAGGACTCATGTCGAGCTCAGAACCTCTCCGGGAAGACGAGGGCGAGGACCAGGTAGCCCAGCAGGGCGACGGCCACGATCAGGCCGACGACGTTCTCGGCGGTCACAGCTTCGTCACCCCCTTGGCGACGAGTGCCACCAACGCGAAGACCGCGATCGTGGTGACGACGAAGGCCAGGTCGGCCATCGTGAGCTCCTAGAGGTTCGTAAAGCCGTTCGGACCCCTAGAGCAAACCCCCCGCAGAACACGTCGAGTCGTCCGTTGACGGCTCTCATACGGCCACCCGCGCCGCGTTGACGAATTCCCTACGCGCACCGCCACCACCTGCGCAAAAGCGGTGGGCTCCACTCCGCGAAACGGAGTGGAGCCCACCGCTGAAGGTCAGTTTCCGGCCATGACCTGGGCCGTGCTCGCGCGTTCCGGCTAGCGGACCTCGGTGATCTCGGGGCCGCGCTGGAGCTGGTCGACGCCGCCCGCGAACCGCGAGCCGGCCGCCTCGTCCTGCTGCACGCCACCCTCGGCGACCATCTGCGCGTCGTCGGGCAGCTTGAGGACGATCGGGTCGCGCGGGGCCATCGGCGACTCGCCGCGCACCACGACGGTGTCCCGGACGATCTGCTCAAGGAGCCCGGCCGCCTCGGGCTGGACCGCGCCTTGGCCCGAGATCACGCCGCGCAGGAACCAGCGCGGCCCGTCCACGCCGACGAACCGCACGAGCTGCACGCCGTTGGTGCCGTCCGGCAGCTGCACCGGGACCTGGGCCCGCAGCTCCCAGCCGAGCGGGCCCTCGACCTCGTCGATGACGCCGCCCTGCTGGGTGATGCCGCTGGCGATCTCCTCGCGCACCTCGCGCCAGATGCCCTCGTTCTTGGGGGCGGCGAAGCCCTGCAACTGCACCGCGCTGTCCCGCAGCACGACGGTCGCGGCGACGATCGAGTCCCCGGCGACCTCGACCCGCAGCTCCATGCCCTCGACCCCGGGCACGAACAGCCCGCCGAGGTCCACGCGACCCTCACCGGGGTTGCTGACCTCGGAGATGTCCCACGGTCCGTCGGGGCGCGGCGCGGGCGGCAGGCTTACCTGCTCCGCCTCCGTGGCCGAGTCGTCGGCCACGTCGTCCGCCGTGTCCTCGGCCAACTCCTCGGCGGCCACGCCCTTGTCGACCTGGTCGACGGCGTCCTCACTGCGCTTGCGTCGACGTCCGAACACGTCACTGTCCTTCCCGGTCGGCACCGACCGAAGAGTATCCATTCCCACCCGATGAGCCGCCCACCGCGGCATGGCCCCCCGTGGACCCGAAGCCCCCGTCGGCGCGCGCCGAGCCGGGAAGCTCCACCACCTCGTGGAAGCGCACCTTCTCCACCTGCTGGACGATGAGCTGGGCGACCCGGTCGAACCGCTCGAACCGCACGCTCTCGCGCGGGTCCAGATTGACCACGATCACCTTGATCTCCCCACGGTACCCGGCATCCACCGTGCCCGGAGCATTCACCAGGGCGACACCGCAGCGTGCGGCGAGCCCCGAACGGGGGTGCACGAACGCCGCGTACCCGTCCGGGAGCGCGATGGACACCCCGGTGGGCAGCACCGCGCGCTCGCCGGGGGCGAGTTCGGCCGCCTCGGTGGTGACCAGATCCGCCCCGGCGTCGCCGGGATGCCCGTAGGCGGGGAGCGGAACCGACGGGTCCACCCGTCGGATCAGGACGTCTACGGGCTCACGGCTCACGGATTCACCTCGAAGGCACGCGCGACCTTGATCTGGTCCGGGTCGGAGAGGGCCGCGTTGATCTCTTCCGGCCGGCCGTTCTCGATGAAGTGGTCCACCTTCACCTCGATGAACAGGGCGTCCGCGCGGACGGCGACCGGCCCGTCGGGCCCGCCGATCCGACCGGTCGCCGTGGAGTAGATCTTGCGCCCGTGCACCGCCACCACGTGGGCGTCCAGGTACAACTCGGTGTCGACCGGCACCGGGCGTACGAAGTCGGTCTCCAGGCGCCCGGTCACCGCGATCACCCGCAGCAGCCAGCCGAGCGAGCCCAGCGTCTCGTCCAGGGCCGTGGCCAGCACCCCGCCGTGCGCGAGCCCGGGGGCGCCCTGGTGGGCCTGCTTGACCGT includes these proteins:
- the kdpB gene encoding potassium-transporting ATPase subunit KdpB; this translates as MPTATTTRPATGGPAAPGEHAEPGRVAGGLFDAGQLLRSLPEALRKLDPRVQVKAPVMFVVEVGSILTTVLAIADPGDWFGWTIAGWLWLTVLFANLAEAVAEGRGKAQADTLRKAKTDTVARRLATTGPGAAEEQVPGTELRVGDLVVCEAGDIIPGDGDVVEGVASVDESAITGESAPVIRESGGDRSAVTGGTKVLSDRVVIQITTKPGETFIDRMINLVEGAARQKTPNEIALNILLASLTIVFLLAVVTLQPFATYAGARQDMIVLAALLVCLIPTTIGALLSAIGIAGMDRLVQRNVLAMSGRAVEAAGDVSTLLLDKTGTITLGDRQADRFVPVDGVRETELADAAQLSSLADETPEGRSVVVLAKERYGLRARHEGELGHATFVPFTAQTRMSGVDLTDDDGAVRRVRKGAAAAVTGWVVERGGSVSPDAREKVDGISAAGGTPLLVAVDDVDGPRVLGVIHLKDVVKEGMRERFDELRRMGIKTVMITGDNPLTAKAIADEAGVDDFLAEATPEDKMALIKREQAGGQLVAMTGDGTNDAPALAQADVGVAMNTGTSAAKEAGNMVDLDSNPTKLIEIVEIGKQLLITRGALTTFSIANDVAKYFAIIPAMFAGVAGYEGLDTLNVMRLASSQSAILSAVIFNALIIIALVPLSLRGVRYRPMSADQMLRRNLAVYGLGGLVAPFVGIKLIDLLISLIPGIG
- the kdpA gene encoding potassium-transporting ATPase subunit KdpA yields the protein MSPVLAGVLQLAALVGALALVHRPLGDYLAAVYSSTRHLRVEKWIYRCIGANPSVQLRWPAYLRSVLAFSLAGVLFLYLLQRVQGSLPLSYGFTSISPHQAFNTAASFVANTNWQSYSGEQSMGHVVQTGGLAVQNFLSAAVGIAVAVALVRGFARSRTGELGNFWADLVRGLVRVLIPMAVIGALVLVACGVIQNFAGIHEIGQFDGGVQQTNGGAVASQEVIKELGTNGGGYFNANSAHPFENPNGLSNLFEIFLILVIPVSLTRTFGRMVGSTRQGYAILGTMGLIWLGFSALMLWTEFHHGGAALQEAGGAMEGKETRFGVAGSALFSATTTLTSTGAVNSFHSSNTGLGGGLDLLGMMLGEIAPGGVGSGLYGMLIMAVIAVFIAGLMVGRTPEYLGKKIGTREIKFAACYILVTPTLVLGFTAASLALATPPDSVLNTAGNSVHGSGAHGFSEILYAFTSGANNNGSAFAGLNANTQWYNTTIGLAMLLGRFLPMVFVLALAGSLAEQQPVPKTAGTLRTEQPLFAGLLVGAILIITGLTFFPALALGPLAEGLA
- the kdpF gene encoding K(+)-transporting ATPase subunit F, with protein sequence MTAENVVGLIVAVALLGYLVLALVFPERF
- a CDS encoding DUF3710 domain-containing protein; this translates as MFGRRRKRSEDAVDQVDKGVAAEELAEDTADDVADDSATEAEQVSLPPAPRPDGPWDISEVSNPGEGRVDLGGLFVPGVEGMELRVEVAGDSIVAATVVLRDSAVQLQGFAAPKNEGIWREVREEIASGITQQGGVIDEVEGPLGWELRAQVPVQLPDGTNGVQLVRFVGVDGPRWFLRGVISGQGAVQPEAAGLLEQIVRDTVVVRGESPMAPRDPIVLKLPDDAQMVAEGGVQQDEAAGSRFAGGVDQLQRGPEITEVR
- the dut gene encoding dUTP diphosphatase, giving the protein MSREPVDVLIRRVDPSVPLPAYGHPGDAGADLVTTEAAELAPGERAVLPTGVSIALPDGYAAFVHPRSGLAARCGVALVNAPGTVDAGYRGEIKVIVVNLDPRESVRFERFDRVAQLIVQQVEKVRFHEVVELPGSARADGGFGSTGGHAAVGGSSGGNGYSSVGADREGQ
- a CDS encoding PaaI family thioesterase, whose translation is MSGRTTSLTPPVEAAAPVRHPEAPAPGELIGAHYEQCFGCGDAQPHGLHLAIRAGDGVGVTARFTVKQAHQGAPGLAHGGVLATALDETLGSLGWLLRVIAVTGRLETDFVRPVPVDTELYLDAHVVAVHGRKIYSTATGRIGGPDGPVAVRADALFIEVKVDHFIENGRPEEINAALSDPDQIKVARAFEVNP